The Benincasa hispida cultivar B227 chromosome 11, ASM972705v1, whole genome shotgun sequence genome has a segment encoding these proteins:
- the LOC120091087 gene encoding aldose reductase isoform X1, with protein sequence MGKMAQAVMTPEVQDAERYFTLVSGHRIPAVGLGTWRSGSRADDSVFTAIVEAGYRHIDTAAEYGVHEEVGFGLQAAIKAGIRREDIFVTTKLWCSDLSPDRVRIGLNNALQELQVDYLDLLLIHWPFHLKEGASRPPKEGEVLDLDMEGVWREMEKLVKENLVRDIGISNFTLKKLDNLLRFAQTLPSVCQMEMHPGWRNDKMLEACKKNGIHVTAYSPLGSSGGGRDLIHDEEVERIAKKLNKTPGQILVRWALQRGTSAIPKSTHSERIKENIAVFGWEIPVEDFQALCRFPNQKRVLSGEELFVNKEAGPLRSVADVWDHED encoded by the exons AT gggaaaaatggcaCAGGCTGTTATGACACCGGAGGTTCAAGATGCTGAGCGTTATTTTACGCTAGTGAGTGGCCATAGAATACCAGCCGTTGGATTAGGCACTTGGAGATCTGGTTCTCGGGCCGATGATTCTGTGTTCACTGCTATTGTTGAG GCTGGTTATAGGCACATCGATACTGCTGCAGAATATGGAGTTCATGAAGAG GTAGGTTTTGGTCTACAAGCGGCAATTAAAGCAGGAATCCGTAGGGAAGACATCTTCGTCACCACTAAGCTTTG GTGCTCTGACTTATCCCCAGACAGGGTTAGAATCGGATTAAACAATGCTCTTCAAGAACTCCAAGTTGACTACCTCGATCTTTTATTG ATTCACTGGCCTTTTCATCTTAAAGAAGGAGCCAGCAGGCCTCCCAAAGAAGGGGAAGTTTTGGACCTAGACATGGAAGGCGTTTGGAGAGAAATGGAGAAGCTTGTGAAGGAAAATCTTGTTAGGGACATCGGAATTAGCAATTTTACCTTGAAGAAGCTGGACAACTTACTCCGTTTTGCTCAAACATTGCCATCGGTTTGCCAG ATGGAAATGCACCCAGGATGGAGAAATGATAAAATGCTGGAGGCTTGTAAGAAAAATGGCATCCATGTCACT GCTTATTCGCCTCTGGGGTCTTCAGGAGGAGGTAGGGACTTAATACACGATGAAGAAGTTGAAAGGATAGCAAAGAAGTTGAACAAAACTCCAGGTCAAATTCTTGTGAGGTGGGCTCTGCAGAGGGGAACTAGTGCTATTCCAAAATCAACCCACTCGGAAAGGATTAAAGAGAACATTGCAGTGTTTGGATGGGAGATTCCTGTGGAGGACTTTCAAGCTCTTTGCAGGTTCCCAAATCAG AAACGAGTGCTAAGCGGAGAAGAACTATTTGTGAACAAGGAGGCTGGACCCTTGAGGAGCGTGGCTGATGTTTGGGATCACGAGGATTGA
- the LOC120091087 gene encoding aldose reductase isoform X2 has product MTPEVQDAERYFTLVSGHRIPAVGLGTWRSGSRADDSVFTAIVEAGYRHIDTAAEYGVHEEVGFGLQAAIKAGIRREDIFVTTKLWCSDLSPDRVRIGLNNALQELQVDYLDLLLIHWPFHLKEGASRPPKEGEVLDLDMEGVWREMEKLVKENLVRDIGISNFTLKKLDNLLRFAQTLPSVCQMEMHPGWRNDKMLEACKKNGIHVTAYSPLGSSGGGRDLIHDEEVERIAKKLNKTPGQILVRWALQRGTSAIPKSTHSERIKENIAVFGWEIPVEDFQALCRFPNQKRVLSGEELFVNKEAGPLRSVADVWDHED; this is encoded by the exons ATGACACCGGAGGTTCAAGATGCTGAGCGTTATTTTACGCTAGTGAGTGGCCATAGAATACCAGCCGTTGGATTAGGCACTTGGAGATCTGGTTCTCGGGCCGATGATTCTGTGTTCACTGCTATTGTTGAG GCTGGTTATAGGCACATCGATACTGCTGCAGAATATGGAGTTCATGAAGAG GTAGGTTTTGGTCTACAAGCGGCAATTAAAGCAGGAATCCGTAGGGAAGACATCTTCGTCACCACTAAGCTTTG GTGCTCTGACTTATCCCCAGACAGGGTTAGAATCGGATTAAACAATGCTCTTCAAGAACTCCAAGTTGACTACCTCGATCTTTTATTG ATTCACTGGCCTTTTCATCTTAAAGAAGGAGCCAGCAGGCCTCCCAAAGAAGGGGAAGTTTTGGACCTAGACATGGAAGGCGTTTGGAGAGAAATGGAGAAGCTTGTGAAGGAAAATCTTGTTAGGGACATCGGAATTAGCAATTTTACCTTGAAGAAGCTGGACAACTTACTCCGTTTTGCTCAAACATTGCCATCGGTTTGCCAG ATGGAAATGCACCCAGGATGGAGAAATGATAAAATGCTGGAGGCTTGTAAGAAAAATGGCATCCATGTCACT GCTTATTCGCCTCTGGGGTCTTCAGGAGGAGGTAGGGACTTAATACACGATGAAGAAGTTGAAAGGATAGCAAAGAAGTTGAACAAAACTCCAGGTCAAATTCTTGTGAGGTGGGCTCTGCAGAGGGGAACTAGTGCTATTCCAAAATCAACCCACTCGGAAAGGATTAAAGAGAACATTGCAGTGTTTGGATGGGAGATTCCTGTGGAGGACTTTCAAGCTCTTTGCAGGTTCCCAAATCAG AAACGAGTGCTAAGCGGAGAAGAACTATTTGTGAACAAGGAGGCTGGACCCTTGAGGAGCGTGGCTGATGTTTGGGATCACGAGGATTGA
- the LOC120091087 gene encoding aldose reductase isoform X3, translating into MILCSLLLLRHIDTAAEYGVHEEVGFGLQAAIKAGIRREDIFVTTKLWCSDLSPDRVRIGLNNALQELQVDYLDLLLIHWPFHLKEGASRPPKEGEVLDLDMEGVWREMEKLVKENLVRDIGISNFTLKKLDNLLRFAQTLPSVCQMEMHPGWRNDKMLEACKKNGIHVTAYSPLGSSGGGRDLIHDEEVERIAKKLNKTPGQILVRWALQRGTSAIPKSTHSERIKENIAVFGWEIPVEDFQALCRFPNQKRVLSGEELFVNKEAGPLRSVADVWDHED; encoded by the exons ATGATTCTGTGTTCACTGCTATTGTTGAG GCACATCGATACTGCTGCAGAATATGGAGTTCATGAAGAG GTAGGTTTTGGTCTACAAGCGGCAATTAAAGCAGGAATCCGTAGGGAAGACATCTTCGTCACCACTAAGCTTTG GTGCTCTGACTTATCCCCAGACAGGGTTAGAATCGGATTAAACAATGCTCTTCAAGAACTCCAAGTTGACTACCTCGATCTTTTATTG ATTCACTGGCCTTTTCATCTTAAAGAAGGAGCCAGCAGGCCTCCCAAAGAAGGGGAAGTTTTGGACCTAGACATGGAAGGCGTTTGGAGAGAAATGGAGAAGCTTGTGAAGGAAAATCTTGTTAGGGACATCGGAATTAGCAATTTTACCTTGAAGAAGCTGGACAACTTACTCCGTTTTGCTCAAACATTGCCATCGGTTTGCCAG ATGGAAATGCACCCAGGATGGAGAAATGATAAAATGCTGGAGGCTTGTAAGAAAAATGGCATCCATGTCACT GCTTATTCGCCTCTGGGGTCTTCAGGAGGAGGTAGGGACTTAATACACGATGAAGAAGTTGAAAGGATAGCAAAGAAGTTGAACAAAACTCCAGGTCAAATTCTTGTGAGGTGGGCTCTGCAGAGGGGAACTAGTGCTATTCCAAAATCAACCCACTCGGAAAGGATTAAAGAGAACATTGCAGTGTTTGGATGGGAGATTCCTGTGGAGGACTTTCAAGCTCTTTGCAGGTTCCCAAATCAG AAACGAGTGCTAAGCGGAGAAGAACTATTTGTGAACAAGGAGGCTGGACCCTTGAGGAGCGTGGCTGATGTTTGGGATCACGAGGATTGA
- the LOC120091086 gene encoding uncharacterized protein LOC120091086, translating to MRRFLSLRNLVRALLIPVLLLVAHFSYVVITTGESCITGNFCFSPKISNYRASGLHPRASAIIDGAAPTAEELLRRDLYTSKGWIKAVQFYSSIFQDLLSVGFLSHKSKSLCVETPNGQDVFSLKQIGVSDSIGIFKKASKPLVIKGEGHEIPFGDNTFDFIFLGVGRLDQSSRPADFAREITRTLKPEGFAVVQIRAKDTYSFHSFIDLFNCCKIVTSQDINGLDSSMPFLRQIVLTKESDDSLGHGDVLTHHTKSDGKCSIPGFKEELIRKAEPLILEEPLKPWITLKRNIQKIRYLPSMADISFKQRYVYVDVGARSYGSSIGSWFRKQYPKQNKTFEVYAIEADKIFHEQYSSKKGVKLLPYAAWVRNETLTFEINRDPGQKVQDKGRGMGRIRPAVASTGAFDGEVDEIQGFDFADWLKNTVTEKDFVVMKMDVEGTEFDLIPRLFKTGAICLIDEIFLECHYNRWQRCCPGERSAKYDKTYGQCLDLFISLRRSGVLVHQWW from the coding sequence ATGCGAAGGTTTCTTTCTCTGAGGAATTTGGTTAGGGCACTCCTTATTCCTGTACTTTTATTAGTTGCTCATTTTTCATACGTCGTCATTACCACTGGTGAGTCTTGTATCACTGGAAATTTCTGTTTCTCGCCCAAAATTTCCAATTATCGAGCCTCTGGTTTACATCCCAGAGCATCGGCGATAATCGATGGCGCAGCTCCCACAGCTGAAGAACTGTTGCGTCGTGATCTTTATACTAGTAAAGGTTGGATCAAGGCCGTTCAGTTTTATTCTTCAATCTTTCAAGATCTGCTCTCCGTAGGGTTTCTTTCTCACAAATCGAAATCTCTGTGCGTGGAAACCCCCAACGGGCAGGATGTATTTTCCTTGAAACAGATTGGGGTTTCGGATTCGATTGGAATATTCAAGAAAGCCAGTAAGCCTCTGGTGATAAAGGGCGAAGGACACGAGATCCCGTTCGGTGATAATACCTTTGACTTTATTTTTTTGGGCGTTGGTCGCCTTGATCAGTCATCCCGGCCGGCAGATTTTGCCAGGGAAATTACTCGGACGCTGAAACCCGAAGGGTTTGCCGTTGTCCAGATTAGAGCTAAAGATACGTACAGCTTTCACTCATTCATTGATTTGTTTAATTGCTGCAAAATAGTTACATCGCAGGATATAAACGGCCTTGATTCCTCAATGCCTTTCCTTCGCCAGATTGTTCTGACGAAGGAGAGTGATGATAGTCTTGGTCATGGTGATGTGTTAACGCATCACACAAAGTCTGATGGTAAGTGTTCTATTCCCGGATTTAAGGAAGAATTGATCCGAAAGGCCGAGCCATTGATCTTAGAGGAGCCACTGAAGCCATGGATTACATTGAAGCGGAATATTCAAAAGATAAGATATCTGCCATCCATGGCTGATATAAGCTTCAAGCAGAGGTACGTTTACGTTGATGTTGGAGCGAGGAGTTATGGCTCTAGCATAGGAAGTTGGTTCAGGAAGCAGTATCCGAAGCAGAACAAAACCTTCGAAGTTTATGCCATTGAAGCTGACAAAATTTTTCATGAACAGTATAGTTCAAAGAAGGGGGTCAAGCTTTTGCCATACGCAGCTTGGGTAAGGAATGAAACTTTGACGTTCGAAATTAACAGAGACCCAGGTCAGAAGGTCCAAGATAAGGGGAGGGGAATGGGTAGGATTCGACCGGCGGTAGCATCAACGGGGGCTTTCGATGGTGAAGTGGATGAGATTCAGGGCTTTGATTTTGCTGACTGGTTGAAAAATACCGTTACTGAGAAGGATTTTGTAGTGATGAAGATGGACGTGGAAGGAACTGAATTCGATTTGATTCcgagattgttcaagaccgGTGCTATTTGCTTGATAGATGAGATATTTCTCGAGTGTCATTACAATCGGTGGCAGAGATGTTGCCCTGGCGAGAGAAGTGCAAAATATGACAAAACTTATGGCCAATGCTTAGATTTGTTTATTTCCTTGAGGCGAAGTGGAGTTCTTGTTCACCAGTGGTGGTGA